AGGCGGAAGTCCCGTCAACGAGACCAGGAAAATGGAGAGTCCCACGCCGATGATGGGTGCACGTTTACCGAGTCCGCGGTATGCGTCGATGTGCTCACTGCCGATACGATCCGCAATCGACATTACGACATAGAATGCACCGAGGTTCATGAAGAAGTAGACAATGAAGTACATGAGCATGGCCGCAAGACCGAGGTCGCTCATGACGACGAGTCCCATCAGCAGGTATCCCGCATGTGCGATGCTCGAGTAAGCGAGCATACGTTTGAGATTGTCCTGCCAGACGGCGACGAGATTGCCGAGTGTCATCGTCAGTACGGAAATGACTGCGATGATGGCGTTCCATTCAAAATGAGGCATGCTCGCCCATTTTCCGACGTCTACCATCGAATCGAAGAAGGTCACGTAGAAAAAGCGTGTCATCACAGCGAAACCGGCCGCCTTGCTGGCCACTGCGAGATAAGCGGTCACACTGATCGGCGCGCCTTCGTACACATCCGGCGTCCAGAAGTGGAATGGCACAGCGGAGATCTTATAGCCGAAACCGGCGAGGATCATGACAACGGCGAGAAGCAGCGTCAGCATATTCGATCCCTCGAGAAGTCCGCTGGCGAAATACGCCTGCAGACTGTAGATATCGAGGCTGCCGGTCAAGCCGTAGAGCAATGAAAAGCCGTACAGCATCACGCCCGAAGCGGCGCCTCCAAAGATGACGTATTTCAGAGCCGCTTCGCCTGAGCGTTTGCGCTTTTTGCTGAAGCCTGCGAGGATGTAGGATGAAATACTGACCAGTTCGATGGAGAGATAAATCATCAGCAGATGCGAGGCGCTCGTCATAAGGAGCATACCGAAGGTGAGGGCTGCGATGAAGCAGAAGAATTCACCGATGGTTTCCTGTTTGCGCACCTCCGCTGACTGCATCGAGAATACGACGACGATGATACCGGCCGCGAGGATCAAGTATTTGAAAAACATCGCGAACGGGTCGATCGTAATCATGGTCCCGAACAGCAGGCGCGGGGTGACATCCTGAAACGGCAGCTGCAGAATGGTGATGATGAGTCCGAGCAGGACCACCATGCCGGTGATCATCCCCGTACTCTCCTTCCCTTTCCTTCC
The bacterium genome window above contains:
- a CDS encoding NADH-quinone oxidoreductase subunit N, yielding MIEITLDSIPSFWPEITLSLVFVISMIVEFVTGRKGKESTGMITGMVVLLGLIITILQLPFQDVTPRLLFGTMITIDPFAMFFKYLILAAGIIVVVFSMQSAEVRKQETIGEFFCFIAALTFGMLLMTSASHLLMIYLSIELVSISSYILAGFSKKRKRSGEAALKYVIFGGAASGVMLYGFSLLYGLTGSLDIYSLQAYFASGLLEGSNMLTLLLAVVMILAGFGYKISAVPFHFWTPDVYEGAPISVTAYLAVASKAAGFAVMTRFFYVTFFDSMVDVGKWASMPHFEWNAIIAVISVLTMTLGNLVAVWQDNLKRMLAYSSIAHAGYLLMGLVVMSDLGLAAMLMYFIVYFFMNLGAFYVVMSIADRIGSEHIDAYRGLGKRAPIIGVGLSIFLVSLTGLPPMAGFIGKWMLFSAVVEANFIWLAIIGVLNSAISLYYYARVFRNMYLREPADGDESPITFSPLVIVITILFIVPNIVFGLYFGPLVSYAQQSVNIFLR